From the genome of Triticum aestivum cultivar Chinese Spring chromosome 3B, IWGSC CS RefSeq v2.1, whole genome shotgun sequence, one region includes:
- the LOC123066405 gene encoding F-box/LRR-repeat protein At5g02910, which yields MDQQVFLGVSWGNLLTYMKRNSGMDPDMDLDMGDYYNVVLSFVYDYIPDPPVSPTPTLPLSGLPRVPDGVDRISCLPDKVLRNIVSRLPAKEAARTAALASHWRPLWRSAPLALVDSHLLPDGGARGQLVFGGPSPRAVTAAVSRVMAAHRGPFRCVHLTRTTMDEHRGEMARWLDILVAKGVQELVFVNRPWPLDLRLPATLFSYASLTRLYLGIWRLPDSAAVPRGARFPNLRELGLCMIAMKDRDLALLLERSPVLEFLLIMGCQIGVRLRLVSQSLRCLQLSMFFLGDMDVVDAPCLERLFQYNTNKNRSSRIKIGQAPKLRVLGYLEPGGQELIIVAGSKESIVPSVQILAMEVQFGVRSVVKKVPGFLRCFPNLETLHVQSHHISEEPTRKVNVKFWLQGGPIKCVVESMRKVFLYEF from the exons ATGGACCAGCAAGTGTTCCTCGGCGTCTCCTGGGGCAATTTGCTCACCTACATGAAGCGCAACAGCGGCATGGATCCCGACATGGATCTCGACATGGGCGACTACTATAACGTGGTGCTCTCCTTCGTGTACGACTACATCCCCGACCCTCCCGTCTCCCCCACCCCCACACTCCCGCTCTCCGGCTTGCCGCGGGTCCCCGACGGCGTCGACCGCATCAGCTGCCTCCCGGACAAGGTCCTCCGTAACATCGTCTCCCGGCTCCCCGCCAAGGAGGCCGCGCGCACCGCCGCCCTCGCCTCGCactggcgccccctctggcgctcgGCGCCCCTCGCTCTTGTCGACAGCCACCTGCTCCCGGACGGCGGAGCGCGCGGTCAGCTCGTCTTCGGTGGTCCTTCTCCCCGCGCCGTCACCGCCGCGGTGTCCCGCGTCATGGCGGCGCACCGGGGTCCCTTCCGCTGCGTCCACCTCACCCGCACCACCATGGATGAGCACCGGGGTGAGATGGCGCGCTGGCTCGACATCCTCGTCGCCAAGGGGGTCCAGGAACTCGTCTTTGTCAACCGGCCGTGGCCGCTAGATCTGCGCCTCCCCGCCACGCTCTTCAGCTACGCCTCCCTCACCCGCCTCTATCTCGGCATCTGGAGgctcccggactccgccgccgtACCGCGCGGCGCTAGATTTCCCAACCTCCGGGAGCTCGGCCTCTGCATGATTGCGATGAAGGACCGTGATCTGGCCTTGCTGCTGGAAAGAAGCCCCGTCTTGGAGTTCCTCCTCATCATGGGATGTCAGATCGGAGTGCGCCTTCGCCTCGTCAGCCAAAGCCTGCGGTGCCTTcagctcagcatgttcttcttggGCGACATGGACGTGGTGGATGCCCCTTGTCTGGAGAGACTTTTTCAGTATAACACCAACAAGAACCGCTCTTCCAGGATCAAGATTGGCCAAGCACCTAAACTTCGAGTTCTGGGATACCTTGAGCCAGGAGGGCAGGAATTGATCATCGTG GCTGGGAGCAAGGAGAGCATTGTTCCTAGTGTGCAGATTTTGGCCATGGAGGTGCAGTTCGGTGTGCGCAGTGTTGTCAAGAAAGTGCCTGGCTTTCTCAGATGCTTCCCCAACCTGGAGACGCTCCACGTGCAG TCTCACCACATATCTGAAGAGCCCACCAGGAAGGTCAATGTCAAGTTCTGGCTGCAGGGCGGTCCCATCAAATGCGTCGTGGAGAGCATGAGGAAGGTGTTCTTGTACGAGTTCTGA
- the LOC123066406 gene encoding probable FBD-associated F-box protein At1g32375 produces MDEPQVIIGTSRSDMLASIERNGRHPDTLDLGSNMMLYMVYRYLPAPPVSPTATLSLAGASWVPEGVDRISRLPDALLRDIISRLPAKDAARTATLASRWRPLWRSAPLSLVDSHLLPDGGASGPFIIGAPSPRAVTAAVSSALAAHPGPFRCVHLTCSTMDEHRGEMARWIDTLVAKGVKDLIFVNRPWPIDLRLPATLFSCASLTRLYLGVWRLPDTAAVPRGVSFPNLRELGLCWNVMEDRDLAFMLERSPVLEFLVIMASQTGVRVRLVSHSLRCVQLGHTFLENIDVVDAPLLERLFQWQTVAAQGCRVMANRSFRIKIGRAPNLLVLGYLKPGEQELVIVAGSKENIVPSVQILAMEVPFGVRNAIKKVPGFLRCFPNLETLHVQSPRIREESTGKVNLKFWQEGGPIKCVLQSMKKLFFYEFRGSRSELTFLKFIAERGRVLEQMVVVLASECFSSGDNVNAKLKPLADAKWSSKACKLELFRSPLTNVSGPRHNHELAADFGFADPFDLKYYSKAERISRSGKPSAKQDQYHKLSMEPSC; encoded by the exons ATGGACGAACCGCAGGTCATCATCGGCACCTCCAGGAGCGATATGCTCGCCAGCATTGAGCGCAACGGCCGACACCCTGACACGCTGGATCTCGGCTCCAACATGATGCTCTACATGGTGTACCGCTACCTCCCGGCCCCGCCCGTCTCCCCCACCGCCACCCTCTCGCTCGCCGGCGCGTCCTGGGTCCCCGAAGGCGTCGACCGCATCAGCCGCCTCCCGGATGCGCTCCTCCGCGACATCATCTCCCGCCTCCCCGCCAAGGACGCCGCGCGCACCGCCACCTTGGCCTCGCGCTGGCGCCCGCTCTGGCGTTCGGCGCCCCTTTCCCTTGTCGACAGCCATCTGCTTCCGGACGGGGGCGCGTCCGGCCCGTTCATCATCGGCGCTCCCTCTCCCCGCGCCGTCACCGCCGCGGTGTCCAGCGCCCTCGCGGCGCACCCGGGGCCTTTCCGCTGCGTCCACCTCACCTGCAGCACCATGGACGAGCACCGAGGCGAGATGGCCCGCTGGATCGACACCCTCGTCGCAAAGGGGGTCAAAGATCTCATCTTTGTCAACCGTCCTTGGCCGATTGACCTGCGCCTCCCCGCCACGCTCTTCAGCTGCGCCTCCCTCACCCGCCTCTACCTCGGCGTCTGGAGGCTCCCGGACACCGCCGCCGTGCCGCGCGGTGTCAGCTTCCCCAACCTCCGGGAGCTCGGCCTATGCTGGAATGTCATGGAGGACCGTGACCTCGCCTTCATGCTTGAAAGAAGCCCCGTCCTGGAGTTCCTGGTCATCATGGCCAGCCAGACCGGAGTGCGCGTTCGCCTCGTCAGCCATAGCCTGCGCTGCGTTCAGCTCGGCCATACCTTCTTGGAGAACATCGACGTGGTGGATGCCCCTCTCCTGGAGAGGCTCTTCCAGTGGCAAACTGTCGCCGCGCAGGGTTGCCGCGTCATGGCGAACCGCTCTTTCAGAATCAAGATTGGGCGTGCACCTAACCTGCTTGTGCTGGGATATCTTAAGCCAGGAGAGCAAGAGTTGGTCATCGTG GCTGGGAGCAAGGAGAACATTGTCCCTAGTGTACAGATTTTGGCCATGGAGGTGCCATTTGGTGTCCGCAATGCTATCAAGAAAGTGCCCGGTTTTCTGCGCTGTTTCCCCAACCTGGAGACGCTCCATGTCCAG TCCCCCCGCATACGTGAGGAGTCCACCGGCAAGGTCAATCTCAAGTTCTGGCAGGAGGGTGGTCCCATCAAATGCGTCCTGCAGAGCATGAAGAAGTTGTTCTTCTACGAGTTCCGAGGGTCGAGAAGTGAGCTTACTTTCCTCAAGTTTATCGCGGAGAGAGGTCGGGTGCTGGAGCAGATGGTGGTTGTGTTGGCCAGTGAGTGTTTCTCCTCGGGGGATAACGTGAATGCCAAGCTGAAGCCTCTGGCCGATGCAAAATGGAGCAGCAAAGCCTGCAAACTAGAGCTCTTCAGGAGCCCACTCACAAATGTTTCTGGTCCTCGTCACAACCACGAACTAGCTGCTGATTTCGGGTTTGCTGACCCTTTTGACCTCAAGTACTACTCCAAAGCAGAAAGGATCTCT AGATCTGGGAAACCTTCAGCTAAACAGGATCAATATCACAAGTTAAGCATGGAACCGTCCTGTTGA